From the Conger conger chromosome 14, fConCon1.1, whole genome shotgun sequence genome, one window contains:
- the vapb gene encoding vesicle-associated membrane protein-associated protein B/C isoform X1, whose product MARQEQVLLLEPQHELKFRGPFTDVVTTTLKLANPTDRNVCFKVKTTAPRRYCVRPNSGVIDAGTSINVSVMLQPFDYDPSEKSKHKFMVQSLLAPPEMTDMEGVWKEAKPEDLMDSKLRCMFEMPAENDKAHDMDSNKVLSSSLLKSESSTLSMKSMGSSLDDSEVKKIMEECKRLQMEVQRLREENRQIREEDGLRMRKTAAMSTQHSSPSSAAAREESASPRMLALILLFFIFGVIIGKLVL is encoded by the exons ATGGCCAGGCAAGAACAGGTCCTGCTTCTAGAGCCACAGCACGAACTGAAATTCCGAG GTCCGTTCACAGATGTCGTCACGACCACCCTGAAGCTGGCCAACCCGACCGACAGGAACGTGTGTTTTAAAGTGAAGACGACCGCTCCACGCCGGTACTGCGTGCGGCCGAACAGTGGCGTCATCGACGCGGGAACCTCAATCAATGTCTCCG TTATGCTGCAGCCGTTTGACTACGATCCCAGTGAGAAGAGCAAACACAAGTTCATGGTGCAGTCCCTGCTGGCTCCTCCCGAGATGACGGACATGGAGGGAGTG tGGAAAGAAGCGAAGCCAGAGGACCTGATGGATTCCAAGCTGAGGTGTATGTTTGAGATGCCTGCGGAGAACGATAAAGCG CACGACATGGACTCCAACAAAGTCCTGTCCTCCAGCCTCCTAAAGTCCGAGTCTTCCACACTGTCCATGAAGTCCATGGGCTCCTCGCTGGACGACAGTGAGGTGAAGAAGATCATGGAGGAGTGCAAGAGGTTGCAGATGGAGGTTCAGCGACTACGGGAGGAGAACAGACAGATCAGG GAAGAAGATGGCCTCCGGATGAGGAAGACGGCAGCCATGTCCACCCAgcactcctccccctcctccgctGCAGCCCGGGAGGAGAGTGCCAGCCCCCGCATGCTCGCCCTCATTCTGCTCTTCTTCATCTTCGGAGTCATCATCGGGAAGCTCGTCTTGTAG
- the vapb gene encoding vesicle-associated membrane protein-associated protein B/C isoform X2 produces MNEESCCASPFTDVVTTTLKLANPTDRNVCFKVKTTAPRRYCVRPNSGVIDAGTSINVSVMLQPFDYDPSEKSKHKFMVQSLLAPPEMTDMEGVWKEAKPEDLMDSKLRCMFEMPAENDKAHDMDSNKVLSSSLLKSESSTLSMKSMGSSLDDSEVKKIMEECKRLQMEVQRLREENRQIREEDGLRMRKTAAMSTQHSSPSSAAAREESASPRMLALILLFFIFGVIIGKLVL; encoded by the exons ATGAATGAGGAGAGCTGTTGTGCAA GTCCGTTCACAGATGTCGTCACGACCACCCTGAAGCTGGCCAACCCGACCGACAGGAACGTGTGTTTTAAAGTGAAGACGACCGCTCCACGCCGGTACTGCGTGCGGCCGAACAGTGGCGTCATCGACGCGGGAACCTCAATCAATGTCTCCG TTATGCTGCAGCCGTTTGACTACGATCCCAGTGAGAAGAGCAAACACAAGTTCATGGTGCAGTCCCTGCTGGCTCCTCCCGAGATGACGGACATGGAGGGAGTG tGGAAAGAAGCGAAGCCAGAGGACCTGATGGATTCCAAGCTGAGGTGTATGTTTGAGATGCCTGCGGAGAACGATAAAGCG CACGACATGGACTCCAACAAAGTCCTGTCCTCCAGCCTCCTAAAGTCCGAGTCTTCCACACTGTCCATGAAGTCCATGGGCTCCTCGCTGGACGACAGTGAGGTGAAGAAGATCATGGAGGAGTGCAAGAGGTTGCAGATGGAGGTTCAGCGACTACGGGAGGAGAACAGACAGATCAGG GAAGAAGATGGCCTCCGGATGAGGAAGACGGCAGCCATGTCCACCCAgcactcctccccctcctccgctGCAGCCCGGGAGGAGAGTGCCAGCCCCCGCATGCTCGCCCTCATTCTGCTCTTCTTCATCTTCGGAGTCATCATCGGGAAGCTCGTCTTGTAG